One Bradyrhizobium sp. CCGB12 genomic window carries:
- the upp gene encoding uracil phosphoribosyltransferase has protein sequence MSTSNVNVVAHPLVQHKLSLMREKDRSTKSFREILNEIGMLLGYEVTRDLPLELVDIETPIAPMQAPKIAGKKLTLAPILRAGVGFLDGMLALMPSARIAHIGLYRDPETLQAVEYYFKAPQDLSDRTVILMDPMLATGNSACAGASLLKARGARDIRFVCLLAAPEGIAQFQSEHPDVPVWTAAIDERLNDHGYIVPGLGDAGDRMFGTK, from the coding sequence ATGAGCACCAGCAACGTCAACGTCGTCGCCCATCCCCTGGTCCAGCACAAGCTCTCCCTGATGCGGGAGAAGGACCGTTCGACCAAAAGCTTTCGCGAGATCCTGAACGAGATCGGGATGCTGCTGGGCTACGAGGTGACGCGCGACCTGCCGCTGGAGCTGGTCGACATCGAAACGCCGATCGCGCCGATGCAGGCGCCCAAGATCGCCGGCAAGAAGCTCACGCTGGCGCCGATCCTGCGCGCCGGGGTTGGCTTTCTCGACGGCATGCTGGCACTGATGCCGTCGGCGCGCATCGCCCATATCGGGCTCTACCGCGACCCCGAGACGTTGCAGGCCGTGGAATATTACTTCAAGGCGCCGCAGGATCTGTCCGATCGCACCGTGATCCTGATGGACCCGATGCTGGCGACCGGCAACTCGGCCTGCGCCGGCGCCTCCCTGCTCAAGGCCCGTGGCGCCCGCGACATCCGCTTCGTCTGCCTCCTGGCCGCGCCGGAGGGCATCGCGCAGTTCCAGAGCGAGCATCCCGACGTGCCGGTCTGGACCGCCGCGATCGACGAGCGGCTCAACGACCACGGCTACATCGTGCCGGGCCTGGGCGATGCCGGCGACCGAATGTTTGGCACCAAGTAG
- the dapA gene encoding 4-hydroxy-tetrahydrodipicolinate synthase, translating into MFIPPSAWFTGFIPDLPTPFDAADAIDLRAFAALCERQIGAGVPALLVCETAGEAPTLSPAEQEFVIRAAVDVARGRVGIIAGAMSNATGKAIELARRAEAAGADAVMAVVPAYNKPMQEGMLAHFRAIAGSIGLPVVLHDVPSRTLRPLADETVLRLVESRRFVGLRDGSCDINRPMRLARHLPASFRLLSGDDATAFGFIANGGDGAISEVSNIAPDLCRTIFSQIRQGRLQSARYLDKRLMPLIACLGKESPAALKYALSMLGLMSAATRLPIVPLGDPARAEVVRAFAAISDEELIDGIGA; encoded by the coding sequence ATGTTCATCCCTCCCTCCGCCTGGTTCACCGGATTCATTCCGGACCTCCCGACGCCGTTCGATGCGGCTGACGCGATCGATCTCAGGGCATTCGCCGCCCTCTGCGAGCGTCAGATCGGCGCCGGTGTACCGGCGCTCCTTGTCTGCGAGACCGCTGGCGAGGCACCGACGCTTTCGCCGGCGGAACAGGAGTTCGTCATTCGCGCCGCGGTTGATGTCGCCCGTGGCCGGGTAGGGATCATCGCCGGCGCGATGTCGAATGCGACCGGCAAGGCCATCGAGCTTGCAAGACGCGCGGAGGCCGCCGGCGCCGATGCCGTCATGGCCGTGGTACCGGCCTACAACAAGCCGATGCAGGAGGGGATGCTCGCGCATTTCCGGGCGATTGCGGGTTCGATCGGCCTGCCCGTGGTTCTGCACGACGTTCCCTCCCGCACGCTGCGACCGCTGGCCGACGAGACTGTTTTGCGTCTCGTCGAATCCCGCCGGTTCGTCGGCCTGCGCGATGGGAGCTGCGACATCAACCGTCCGATGCGCCTCGCCCGGCATCTGCCGGCCAGCTTTCGCCTTCTATCCGGCGACGATGCCACGGCGTTCGGATTTATCGCCAATGGCGGCGACGGCGCGATCTCGGAGGTCTCCAACATCGCGCCGGATCTCTGCCGCACGATCTTCTCGCAGATCAGGCAGGGCCGCCTGCAATCCGCCCGATATCTCGACAAGCGACTGATGCCGCTCATCGCGTGTCTCGGCAAGGAGAGCCCGGCGGCCCTCAAATACGCCTTGAGCATGCTCGGCCTGATGTCGGCAGCCACCCGGCTGCCGATCGTGCCGCTGGGCGATCCTGCCCGCGCGGAGGTCGTCCGAGCGTTCGCTGCAATCTCCGACGAAGAGCTGATCGACGGCATCGGAGCCTGA